TATGAGGTCTTCTGGGGAGTCGTCACTTTTATTCTCTCTTGTGGAGTATCCTCTTAATGCTCCTGAAGTTTCTCTAGGACAAAGTCCAGTACGCTCAGTTGTAAAATGTTTTAGGGGAACAATTACATCCAAATCACCCGACAGCTTCTTGCACTTTATGGTGCCATCAGTGGTAATTCCCTCTGAACGTAAAATCTCATTTAGTGGACTTTCTCCATGAACTTGTAAGGTCTGAAAGTCATCAACAGACTCTCTGAAATTGCCATGTGTCTTACTGCTGACACCCTGACTGCATTTATCTttgatttcccttttattttcctctattatAGTACTGTGAACACCAATAGGTTCTGTCTGAATTGTGACACCATCAGTTTCTTGGCATAAAAGTTCCTCAGAGTCTCTTTTATCACTTTCAAAAGATATATCTGTTGTAATATCTTCAATGACAGTATCATCCGATTCACCAGAACTATCAGCTTCCACCAATTCCAGTAGCACAGAATTCTGCCCATTTAACTCAATCTTCAGGGGGTCATCAGgtaaaactatcttttcattaATCCCCTTAAGGCCTGATGATGCCCATTTTCCACCTTGAGACTCTGATAATCTGATAAGGGTGCCACCTCCTTTCACCACACTCTCTCTCATACCTTCAATACTGACTTTCTTTATAGAGTCAACACTGTCAGGAGAAACCTTTTCGCAGAGGGATGCTCTTGATTCAGTGCTAGGATTGCTTTCATGAATGGAATGTATGGGAATTTTCTGGATGTTTTGATGAGCACATATTTTAGGAGGTGATATTGGAATTTCTGAAGTACATTCATTTCCATCTGACTTTGAAACTTGAGCAACATCTCCAGAAGATTTTTCTGACTGTTTTACTTGGGAAATTAAATCCCAAGACATTATTTCATTGGTGAAATTATGCATATCGCTTACACACCTAGACACCTCTTCTAGAGCAGCAGTGGTTCGTGAAAACTGTCTGGTGAGCAAGGCAGAGGCTGGGTAAGGCCTTTCCTCTCGATTTCTTAGTGGGAACATTCTGCTACCATCCTGTGAATTATCTGTAGTTATCTCTGGGTCATTATGCATTGCCCAGCTACCAAGTTCAACAGTGCTCTCCCTGTAAGAGTCCTTAAACTCTTGGTCAAATGTTGCTTTGTCAATAATGACTTCAAACGGGGATTCAGGAGAATCCTTTTCAACACTGACACCACCAGAAACTTCAGATGGGAACAAAGAATGCTGACCAATGCTATCTGTCTCAGACTGTTTAACATGTAGTTTCTGATCTTTTAGCAAAGTGAACTTGACATCAGCATCTGAAGCAGCTTCCTCCTCCTTAGCAGGTCCCTCAATTTGGTCCTTTAATTCTTGGTCTGTACTTAAATGTTGCTTAGTTAGACCAGTTTCCATTGTAAGAAAGGCAGGATGTTCAGGAAAACTGGTTGGAATGGACGGACGACCACAGGGTACTTCTGTTTCTGGGTCAAGGAGCCCACCAGTTGGAGTTTCAATAGCAGAATCTCCTTCAGACCTGGGAAGCCCCTCCATCTTTTCACTAGTAATATCAGCAaaaccattttttccttctcctgacAAATCAGGTTGCAGGTTTAATCCTTGGTTTTTTCCTTCATGTACTATCATGTCAGTGTTATCAATTCCAGCAGATGAAAGAAATGAAGTCATGATTTCTGATGTGCCCTTCTCAGAGCATAGAGAACTGAATCCCTCTGAAGCCAggatttggaagagaaaaatgtttaCAGAGTACAATGCACATGAGCCAGGCAGGCAAAGCAGCATGCTTTTTATCTTAAAcctatgtgtatacacatacacgtGGGCCACAAAACAAAGCTCACACTCCTCCGACAAGCCATGCATCACTCCGGAAGCCACTTCATGCTACCAATGCAATAGGGCAAAGCACTGGAGAGGGCCAGGGAAGGTGTTCTCGCAGAAACATTAATAGAAGCAGCACCAACTAGAACAACACTCTTCAGCTTTAACAATATGGTAACACAAAGTGTTGCTAAAGTTTAGTACAATGTTTATAATAGGGCTTTCATTCTTTCTCAGTTGGGAGCAGATGGAAGGGGGGAAAAGCTTTCgaaaatatataaattgaacAATTTAGAACACTTGGTCTGATTTCATTACAAATTTGGTGGTCTTTGTTGCATAATTGGAGAGGGACAAGTATGGAAAGGCAATGTCACTTATGCTCTCAGACATAGCATGTTGATGCACTGAGTAGTTCTGATGAATTGCTTTTTTGCTTCTAAAAATTTATTATACAAGATGGTTCCCTGGGtagaaatttggaaatgaaaatgttataaaaagaaaaggtatCCCTAAAATGAtatggcattaaaaaaaaaataaaattcattgttCTAGTCTGACCCAGTCTAGATAAGAATCCCTGGCAGGTCAGGTCTTCTCTCTGAACTGCAGTAGGCGTGCatgcatgtgtacacacacacacacattctggcCTAGATACAAGGGCTCTTCTTAAACAGACAACTGCCTATAGGGTGTAAACTAAAGGGTCTAGAAAAGATCCagttccaaaaaaattttttttggtttttctctttcttttactttatttctcatcaAGTTCTGTATTTTTGtaggggaggggtattatgtttgctcttttttaaatttattttttacagttCCAAATTTTTCAACCAATTCAGATTTCTTTTGGGTGAAGCAAACCAAAAAGAGTAAATATTCTTTAAGTAAGATTAAGCCTAATAAGGTACTTTAAGAGTACTtcaaactggggtggctaggtggtgcagtggatagagcaccagccctggagttaggagcacctgggttcaaatctgacctcagacacttaataatgacataGCTGTGTAGCccctgggcaagccattgaaccccactaccttgcaaaaacctaaaaaagagtaCTTTAAACCTATTCTTCCCATTCCCCAAGTGCATTCACAGTGTAAGGCACCTCATATTATTTATTACTATCTTATTggaatattttccaatttcatagCTGGTAGAGGCCCTAGAACTAGTAGTTTGGGATtggagaaagatggaaggaaaagtTCAGCCACAAATTGTAGAGAGCCAGACTGGGTGAGCTCAAAATTGGAAGGTTCTTTGAAGAGGTACTAAAAGAGAAGTAGGAACTTCTAAACAAAGTACACTTTCCTAGGATTGCAAGACATTTCCCCTAGCATTACATTCCCATAGCATCTTTCATCAGAATTCAACAACgctattctcattctcttttgtctgtgaaaataataataaatcacttACAAACATACTCAACAGCAACAAGGAGAATCCTAAATGATGACTTCAAGTCTCAACCTAACAGACTTAATTTCCACActtagaaaataaggaaaattttggCCAAATTTCATCACTAAGTCAAAATGCTTTAAGATAATCCTTTGAATCTTGTAATGGGATCTGCTAGTAGACTACAGTAATGTTAATCTgaggtcagaggagagaaaatgaattgtGAATATTTAGTGGTACATAATCTGTGCAAGAAAAAATTGTTTAACCCAATTATAATCCATACTCAGCGTTAATTAAAAGACCCCAAAACCCAAATACAGTGCACCTCTGTCACAATGCAGTATAAGCATTCTATGCATAAGATGAACTGGACTTATACAAGTTAACTCCATTATACCATAAAAGTTTCAAAACAGAGATTTCACTATTACAAGTTATGACAGTAATAACTTTAATAAACTGGGCTATAAAAATGAATTAGTACTCAATGAATATAATTTGGATTAGAGAGATATAGGCTGAAACAGCTCCGcttgataattttctttaaggaaatggaaattcTGAGTTGAGTAAAAGTAGTCTAGTCTGTACCATTACTCTACTGGGTCTGCATATCTATTAggttataaacttttttttttaaaggtttttggcaaagcaaatggggttcagtggcttgcccaaggccacacagctaggtaattattaagtgtctgagactggatttgaacccaggtactcctgactccaaggccggtgctttatccattatgccacctagccgccctattatAAACTTCTTAATGAAGTCTTTTTTAAGCTTCTTTTTATTTCCTGTCTCCCCTCTTCTGTATAGGGATGTTAAGtaataaatgcaaagaaatgaAACTGGTAACAATGCTTAAGAGAATTTAAAAGTCTGGGTTATGTTTACAGAGTAAGAACTAAACTAAGTCCTGATTTTAAACTTGTATAATTAATACAAATCCTTGCCTGAAATAACAATCATAAAGGAAATGtgatgttaaagaaaaaaaaaactactaaataTGGCCATTACAGTTCAGTCTGGCATACAGTAAACACTTGTTCTTGATTACAGTGTATTTGACATTCACTGACCATCAATACCATACTGAATGAAGCTGACTTTAAATAATCTTTAGGAAAGTGTTCTGCTTTAAACTATTAAATAGAATTGTTTTTATCTCTTGCAAAAGTTAACTGCCCCTCCCCAGACtgattaaaaaattgtttttactagCCCTAatgctttttttcaattaacttaGCTCCCACTCTTTCTTCACTAGATCACAATTTTTAAGGCACATAGATATTAATTCCAATGGACCAATTAAGTGGTCCATTAGTTGctgtagaaaaaaaatatttttgttaattgtctGTTGTTCAATCTCAACTGATCCTCAAATGACAAGTTAGCTAGCCTCTAGTTTGGCTACTACTTGCCCTAAGCTTATACTATATGAGAATAGTTTGTAGAATCTTATTTTACCTCTTTGGTCCTAACAAGATCTTAGAAGATTCTGGTTTAGTTTAGTTCCTGTATCTATGAAGGAACAAAAAGTATTTacttctgttcttttcatttttatcattgtttgCAATTTCAGCACAGAACTGTGTCAGCAATATAGGCAGAACCTTTTTtcactaattaaaaaaatacaaggcAAAACTGAAATGGATTTTTTTGCGATTTTGTTAAAGCAGGACAAATTAgtccagaatttaaaaaaaaaccaactttcaACTTTCTGTTGTGACCAGTAAGCATAGTTTCTACAAAGAATGTCTCAATGAGTCATGGCAGCGTTGTCCAAGACTAGATGGCAATATAGTGAGTGAGGAACATGAAAGATTAAGTTTactatagttttcaaaattctgtACACTATGAAAAAACTAATGTAAAGGTTACTTGTTGGAAACAACTGACTAATCTCTAATCTCAGAGAAATAGCTATCTCATTCAGTAGCTACAGAAAGAAATACTGTCAGATATTGCTAAAATTAACTCCAAaaacattctaatttttttttaactagagtCCACTTagcctgtgttttgttttgttttcaggaGGCCTAAACACTAATAAAAATCTCTTCCCACTCAGACATGGTAAACAAAGAGGCTTTAGATGGAAAATATAGTGAACATGATTATAACCCACTTCGTCAGACATATTGTGCCAAGTTCTCTAGATTGCTGAAGAACCTAAAAAATATACCTTTAATAGTTTTAACTAAAAATATCTAAGGTAAAACTAGAGAGTTAAATTAGAAGCTATATTCTTAAGCTTCTGGTCTGCAGGAATATTATCACCACTAAATAGCAAATATTGCCCTGGTTTCCATTTTGATTACCAAATATGTAATCTAATTCAGAAAATGTTATTtctgaaaatttcaaaatatgaaaagagaGCAAGCATTTAAAATACTTACTTTTCAACTCTACCTCCTAGTCCCAAAAATCTTTCCCCATCTCAAAATATAGAACTCCCAATCTCTTTGCTTTGGGGAAGACTTGTGAAAAAACATTATGCAAAGAtcttaggagaaaaaaaacctTAGCTTAGGTTCTTATTACCTGCCATCTGAACAGAAGTTAAGTATAAAAAATACATCTCACCTTTTCCTATTTGAAATGGTACCACTTCTGTTCAAGAATATTTACTGCTTCTACAATACAGTACTTTAAACCTGGGAACAAGTTACAACCTAGCTCAATTATAGGTTATAGAGAATGAATTATCCCATCACAAATGGACAATAGCTTAAATGGAACGAACAACATAGAACTGTTTTAGTTATAACTTTATCAACTACTTTGTCACTGTTATACAGACATGAATgtgcacacaaatatacacatttcAGCTTGAAAAAAAACATTCAGGTGTAGATTTTTATAcacctgaatttttcttttaaatatcaacaaaaaacaaGAGGGAAAGACagctttaaagtttaaaaacgTGCAAAATAGTACCAGCAACTTTCAGCCATAGCATCAAAATAGGAAGTTAGCCATCAGACACTTTGCAGCTAAGCTGGAtccaaacaacccccccccaaaagatcgttttgtacaaagaaaaatgttttcttttcttttttaaaattaaaaaaaggctgTAACtggctcttccccccccccccccaatgctttTCCCAAAATTGTCAATGTTGTAACTTCctattccagatgcctatacaGTATTGCACGGGCCAGACTGAATACAAATTATCtattgaaacaaataaacaagactCCCCATACTTCAAGGGAAGATATTTTATCTGTTCTCCCAGGCCCAAGAATTTTCTGCAATATATTCTAAAGTTGAAAATCTCATGGAACTTCTGCCTCTCTTTTTAGTGAAAAAATATTAGTGATATGAAGAGGATAATTATGTATTAGTTGGCGTCGATGCTTGACACAGCACATCTTTAAGATATTATTCTAATAGTCAATTTAGTGATTATACATGGTTAAACTAGCTTCTTCTTCCACTATTCCCAGGCTAACATATTAACAGGAGGTGgctcacctttttttttcttttgactttttgcaaggcaatgggctaagtgacttccctaaggaCACACTActagctaattaagtgtctgagaccatatttgaactcaggttctcctgactccagggttggtgctctttccactgtaccacctagctgccctgtggcTCACCTTTGAACaatgtgtatatatgaaaaaGTGGAAAGAGTAGTGTGACTATGGGCAACTTGGTGACAAACTCTGGGCCTCAGTTGACTCCATGTCTTAGTGGGAATCTCTTACCTTCCTTTTGGCAGAGGGCTGAGAGCAATGCCCTGCTAGTCACTTTATTCATAACAACCACTCTTACCAcagtaaaatattaatttgtacTTCATTAATATGAAATTCAACAGGACTGGGCAGAAGCTTACCCTTCTATgattaaaaggaatttatttaagCAAGATTTATAAGGGGACTAATTTAACTTTCTTCAGCAACAAATAGCTAAGAAACAACTATTTAcagaaatgtatttctctttatACAAAATGCTTCCAAAGTCTTATTgccattttaaactttaatagtttAAACTTTAATAGCTAATGCACTGCCTCAAGGACCAAAACCAGTAAGTAAAAAACCAGTAAGTAAACCTGAACTTCTCTTTGAAAttcttataatttataattcaaaTTCAGTCAGACAGAAGCTTTGGCCCTATGCATAAAAGAATACTGAACACCTTATTGTCTGAAGTCACTAAAGGGCTTGGGTCCTAATAACTGGAATCTCTTTAGATGGCTAGCTTTAAGTTGCCACTGctccaagaaaaattttttttatgtcaaTTAGCTTCATTCAATCTATTTATGAAAACATAGAAGCACTCTACAAATAGTTCCTATGCACATTAGGATCTGCTCACTAGCTTCCATGTACCTTAGCATTCTACAATTTATAGCAGCTGACAATAAAATTACTCTATATGTAActctttaattaaatgtttgcctCTACCCAAAGCCACTATAATTCTCCTTCAGGATTACAATTTATTCAAAACCAAACAGACTCatgtattttccccttctgttgTTTTACTGAAGGAAAAGTGGAATCTGCCCAAAGTAGTTAAGAAACAATTCATTTGTTGAAGGGTATATTCTTTAATCAATCTCCAATGAGTGGATCCCCACACAAAAACGGAGTCCATAATGTCCATCATTGGCCACCAGCAAGATTTTCAGTCCAGAGAAGATCAATTTTATCTGTTCTACAAACACTGTGGGGTAGTACTACCTGGAAAAACTTTTTCTATCTTGgttatttttccaaaagaaacaaaaaatgtgctATCAAAAAGGGCTGGGATTTTGAACGCTTTAAGAAATCTGACATGTTCTTTCAAGATATCAGTTCTATTCATTTTAACTTTAACACTATCCTTAACCTACTTTTCCTTCCCTAAAAGAActttgttaccaaaaaaaaaaaaagctggagaagggggggaagggcTGTTCTTAGGTTTACAATGATTCTAATCAACTTTTTGAAACTGAAATCTATAAATAAGttttagatgagaaaaatcatttttcttttctagtctaTCAGAACATATTGGTGTTTTTCTAATACAGAATATTtagaatgaataaattttttgcGATTTGTTTCTGGAAAAAATTCACTGAGTATATGGTTAGTTTAAGATAGAAGCTATTCCTTTCCTGCATGAACAGTCATTAAGAatggatttttgaaatatttgtaagGATAAGAACTAAGCACATAATACagaaggtttttgtttttcttcccaaccaaataaaattttgatttattaaattcattaaagaaaaaaaacacaatttggAGAAATCTAGTCTAATATCAGAGTCCAAATACAGTGAAACATGTCTGTAGTCCAAGACTGACATTCAACTATATTTCAGGGGATGTGATTTAATCATGGTATGCACAATTCTGTCTACCATAGTTTCTGTAAAGaacaggaaaaggtaaaaaattctATATTCACTCACTCATCTGAAATTCTATGTTCACTCAGTTCTGCCCTAGACTCCCTAAAGAACTGAATAACTTCCCAACTATGATCAGTGGCCACAAAGAAAACTCTTAAGTGGCCTTAGGCTATTTAGAGATaattacactttaaaaaaaaaaaaaaggttttcccTGGCCTACATTTGGGGCCCACAGCAACGGCACCAAGGAAGCAGCATTTAGTTTAGCAGGACAAATGAGCAATCTACTGTTTCTGCCTCCACATTTCCACACTGCTGTCCCACCCTTTGCATCTCCAAACATGAAATTACCATACTGCCAATTCCTTTcccaaatacaaaaaagaaaagtcaccACAATCTTTAGGATAAGTTCTGCTTGAAAATAGTCAAGTGACTTACTTCAGGATCAATAAGGAGAGAAACTCAAGCTAAGACATTTCACAGTAGGCTGACAGGTGCTTTCTGTATAGGCAGTGGAGGCAAGATGAcaaatttttcttccaaaaaCCTAGTGTCCCAAGATTTATATAACTGCTATTCAATAACCTTATTTATGTAGATAATCATATTCTGGAGTTGGTCTTCTCCCCCCAATCCCAAGGTACTTCTGTCCTAAATTTTAGTGGACAAAGTCAATTTTGTTTCTTAGGGCTGACACTTGTAAATTTCACTTGCCTAGTGAATGCTTCCAGAGAACCATGAAAAAAACCCAGCTGCTGATTATGAACACAATGAACTGATCTGCTGCTAATTTAGGTTTTAagggattggggggagggagagatggaCAATAAGAAATTTATGCTTTATACCCCCAGTTACAGCCTCTTTctgaacatttttctttcattaatgcACAAGAAAATTACAGACTTGCCTTGTGAGGTCGAAAATAGAGATACAGGCtgagaggaagaaacaaaggaatctgaaagaaaatatataggatGAGAATTTGACAACCTCACACAggaatttaaaaacttttctgcCAATCACACTTAGGAATGCCACTACCATTCTCTTTAGAAGAAAAAAGCAGCTTTACTGCTAGATTTCCACTCACCTGACagcaaaattttatttcaacCTTAAGGACCTCTGAAAATAGATCAGATCAACTGTTTTGCTAAACACATTCTTACCActaaagagttagaaagaggagTACTTGTTTTCTGTGGGAGTAACTTCCATTACAGCCTTCAGATTTAACTAGGAGAGACAAAAGAAATCATCCATTCCAATTCCTCTAATAAGGAAATAGAGGCTAAGAACTAAAAGAGGGATTTTATAGCTAAGTAAGGAATGAAGTAAAGATTCAAGCACCATTTATATGTCAAATCCAGCATCTTTCCCTTATACCAAATTCCACTGCtatttgtgggggtggggtgggaggagaaaaaaataatgatttatatttGCCCTATTAAATTTTCAAGGGCCTGACAGAGAAGTGAATAAtgtagaatgaacaaaaatattttggacAGGGTCAattcagaaatttgttttgcttgactatgcttatttgttacaaatgttttgtttttcttgggaggtgggaagaaaacattttttgttaattaaaaaaattaaatttctaaacaTTTATTAGAGTAATTTACTAATGCAAGCGATTGACAAGTTATCATGTACTTTCGGGAGTTACCAAATACTTATCAAGAGGAAGGGATTCAAATGCAATCTTCAAAATTacggaatttatttatttattgtttatttttattcaaattcaaaatttattgaatgtttattcattgatctgaatgaaaatacttaaaaatttaagtaagggggcggctaggtggcgtagtggataaagcactggccctggagtcaggagtacctggattcgaatctggtctcagacacttaataattacctagctgtgtgaccttgggcaagccacttcactccatttaccttaccaaaaaaaaacctaaaaaaaaatttaagactttTCTAAAGGATATGCCTGTTGGCA
The Macrotis lagotis isolate mMagLag1 chromosome 3, bilby.v1.9.chrom.fasta, whole genome shotgun sequence genome window above contains:
- the RTN3 gene encoding reticulon-3 isoform X1, whose product is MHGLSEECELCFVAHVYVYTHRFKIKSMLLCLPGSCALYSVNIFLFQILASEGFSSLCSEKGTSEIMTSFLSSAGIDNTDMIVHEGKNQGLNLQPDLSGEGKNGFADITSEKMEGLPRSEGDSAIETPTGGLLDPETEVPCGRPSIPTSFPEHPAFLTMETGLTKQHLSTDQELKDQIEGPAKEEEAASDADVKFTLLKDQKLHVKQSETDSIGQHSLFPSEVSGGVSVEKDSPESPFEVIIDKATFDQEFKDSYRESTVELGSWAMHNDPEITTDNSQDGSRMFPLRNREERPYPASALLTRQFSRTTAALEEVSRCVSDMHNFTNEIMSWDLISQVKQSEKSSGDVAQVSKSDGNECTSEIPISPPKICAHQNIQKIPIHSIHESNPSTESRASLCEKVSPDSVDSIKKVSIEGMRESVVKGGGTLIRLSESQGGKWASSGLKGINEKIVLPDDPLKIELNGQNSVLLELVEADSSGESDDTVIEDITTDISFESDKRDSEELLCQETDGVTIQTEPIGVHSTIIEENKREIKDKCSQGVSSKTHGNFRESVDDFQTLQVHGESPLNEILRSEGITTDGTIKCKKLSGDLDVIVPLKHFTTERTGLCPRETSGALRGYSTRENKSDDSPEDLIGTLSETQTNKVLAEVNAFDGAPEKDTDLKTPFPLRVMQRVRDPNDKCIAPNQSPEDNELQNEFPNQSTLVASLDLEQEQLTIKALKELGGRRDEKIKPSQESVQTSFGENLIQTPADLTTSIFAPEPSWPERSQNIPKEHDVKMPTGLDSGIPQDTTEVEMMSSLSKTEQVNEHFLTRLLTHFSVHDLIFWRDVKKTGLVFGTTLIMLLSLAAFSVISVASYLILALLSITISFRVYRSVIQAVQKSEEGHPFKAYLDVDIALSSEAFHNYVNAAMVHVNKALKLIIRLFLVEDLVDSLKLAVLMWLMTYVGAVFNGITLLILGELLVFSVPIVYEKYKTQIDHYVGIARDQTKAVVAKIQAKLPGIAKKKAE